A window of Kyrpidia spormannii genomic DNA:
GAGAGGTTCGAACATTTCTGAACCCAGGTGCACCTCGGATTGCGTGGGGAGAGGGGCGGTAAGATTGCGTGTGGATCAAACCCTAACCCAGTGGTGGCGAGACCAGCCGGCCAGCCGCCCTTTTTCCGGCGGGGACTTGTCGCGGCCTTCCTTTGGACAAGTTTTTGATGCCCAAATCAAGAGGATCGGCAGGGAAGAACTCGATGAATCCTTCAAACGCATGGAGGAGGCAGCGGCTGGCCTATCGGAACGGATGCGGTTGGAGGATCTCCAACGGTACAAGGAGGCGCTGAAGGAATTTCTGGAACGGGCGGTGCGACTCGGTTTGATTGTCCGGGAAGAGACGGGACGGGACCGGCGGGGGCGTCCGCAGCTTTTGAAATTGCTGGCGATCTTGGATGAACGGGTCCTCGAGATCGCGGATGTGCTTCGGGGAGTGGAAAAAGACCGTATCCGGCTGCTGGCGCTCATCGGAGAGATTCGGGGCTTGCTGATTCAGGCCACGGCCTGAATGCTGAAATGAGATCGGGAATGACAACGAGGGACGGTGGACGGCGGTGAATGATCGGGATGGCGCTGAACAGTCGGGCGGGGGATGGTTCCAGCTTCGCCGGTGGCTGCGGCGGGGGGAGTGGGCGCACGCTTACCTGTTCGTGGGGCCCGAAACCGGAGACCAGGATCAAGCTGCGGAATATTTGGCTTCTGGGATTCTCTGCGAGGATCGAGCGAATCCGCCCTGTGGTTCTTGCCCATCCTGCCGTCGGCTGGCCCACGGGAATCATCCCGGGTTGGTCCAGGTGTATCCCGACGGCCAGAGCATTAAAATAGACCAGCTTCGGGAGCTACAGCGGTTCTTCTCCTTGCGTGCGATCGAAAGGGAGAACCGGGTGTACATCATCCACGGGGCGGATCGCATGACTCCCGAGGCGGCGAACTCCTTGCTGAAGTTTCTCGAGGAGCCGGCCCCCGGGACGGTGGGGATTTTGACGGCAAAGCGCCTGGAAGGGGTGCTGGCCACGGTGCGTTCCCGGTGTCAGGTTCTCCGATTCTCGGCGCCGAGGCCAGAGGTTTTGTACCGGGAGTGGACCTCCCGGGGAGTTGGGGAGGAGATGGCCCGTTTATTCGCGTATTTGGGCTTGTCTGACTCGGGCTCCGGGGAGGACGCGGATAAAGAGGCGGACGGTGAAAATCCGTTGGATATCGCCGTATTTGCCGATATTGCCGGTTGGGTGGTAGAATGGGTGCAGGCGGTGGAGGAGCACAAGGGTAAGCCCCTCCTGGAGCTTTTTTCCCGGGTGGGCCGGGGACAATGGTCTGCCCCCGAGTGTCTGTGGCTCCTCGACGTGCTGGCGTGTTGGTACCGGGATGTCCTCTATACCTCGCTGGGTTTGTCGGACCAAGTGGTGTTTATCGACCATCGGCGCGAACTTTCCTCCCAGGCAGCACGGCACGGCTCGATCGCCCCTCTCGTGGAAAGAATGGGGGAGGTGATCGACGCGAAACGACGCCTGCAGGCCCATGCCAACCCCCAGCTGACGCTGGAGCGCATGGTTCTGAGGCTGCAGGAGGAATGAGAAAGATGTACACGGTAGTCGGCGTACGGTTCCGGCCGGCCGGGAAACTGTATTATTTTGACCCCGGATCTGAACCCGTGGACCAGGGCGACTGGGTGATTGTCGAAACCGCTCGCGGCGTCGAGTATGGAGAAGTGGGGTTGGCTCCCCGCGAGGTGACCGAGGACGAGGTCGTTTTGCCGCTGAAGCCCATTATACGGCTGGCCACCGAAGAAGATGAACGCCAGATGGAAGGGAATCGCCGCGCGGCGAAAGAAGCGCTGGGCGTGTGCGCGGATTTGATTCGCCGGCATTCCTTGCCGATGAAATTGGTGGATGCCGAATACACCTTTGATCGCAATAAACTGATCTTTTACTTCACCGCCGAAGGCCGCGTGGACTTTCGGGAACTGGTGAAAGACCTCGCTGCGGCATTCCGCACCCGGATCGAACTGCGTCAGATCGGGGTGAGGGACGAAGCGAAGATGGTTGGCGGGATCGGCCCCTGTGGACGAGTGACCTGTTGTTCCAGTTGGTTGGGGGAGTTTGTCCCGGTCTCGATCCGCATGGCAAAAGATCAGCAGTTGTCCCTTAATCCGTCGAAGATTTCCGGGCTATGCGGGAGGCTCATGTGTTGCTTGAAGTATGAGGCCGACTCGTATCCAGGGGCGGGGCGGACGACCAGCGCATGATTCCCCGCAGTCGGGCAACGGGGTGTTGATCTTGGATAAACAAGCGGTGTTCGCCGAAGTGGCCAATGTGGAAGAGCGGATCGGAGAACTTTACGCCCAAGTGGGCAGCTTGAAGCGGAAGATCGTCGAGTTGATCGAAGAGAACCAAAAGCTCACCATGGAAAACGCGAAGTTGCGGAAGATTCTCGATCAACTTCACCCGGAGGAGCAGGTTCATCCCGGGGATGGATACGACAACCTGGCGAGGATTTATCATGACGGTTTTCACGTCTGTCATGTGCGGTTTGGGAGTTTGCGCACCGATGGCGACTGCTTGTTTTGCTTATCGTTATTGAATAAAACCGGATGAACGGGCGGCGGGAGCCGCTCTTTTCTTTAACGGGTGCTCAGCCGGAGGCGATGTGATGGACAGTCAATTTTCTTTCGATGGGCCCCGGGAAAGGGGCTTGGTGCTGGTGGCGACCCCCATCGGCAACCTCGAGGATATTTCCACCCGAGCGCTCCGGGTGCTTGGGGAAGCGGATATTATCCTCGCCGAAGACACCCGGCGCACCCGGCAACTGCTGGCGCATTTTCAGATTTCCGGGTCCCGGCTGGTCAGCTATCACGAGCACAACCGAATCCAGAGAGAACCCGATGTTTTAGATTGGCTGAAGGAGGGCAAGCTCGTGGCCTTGGTGACCGACGCCGGGATGCCGGGAATCTCCGACCCTGGGGCGGACCTGGTGCGTCTTGCCCGGAATGCCGGTGTACCGGTTACCGTGGTTCCCGGTCCGTCTGCCGCCCTTGCCGCTCTCGTGATCTCTGGCCTTCCCACCGATCGATTTGTGTTTCTGGGTTTTTTGCCTCGCTCGGGCCGGGCGAGGGAAGAAGAGATCGCTCGGTTGGCCGGATACCCGGAGACGATCATCCTTTATGAGGCGCCCCATCGGGTGATTCGCACCGTGAGGGATCTGGCCCAAGTGCTAGGGAACCGACGGGCTGCGGCCGTCCGGGAATTGACCAAACGGTACGAGCAGGTGGTTCGTGGAACTTTGGGGGAGTTGATCGGCTGGTTGGAGGGGGAAGAACCCAAAGGAGAATGGGTCCTCATCGTTGAAGGGGCAGTCTCGGCGTCGAACGAACATCGCATTTTTGGGGAAGGGGAATCTTCCGGGGAAGACGATATGAACCAATGGTGCGAGGAGGTAACCCGTCAGGTGGCCCAGGGAGTTAGCGTCCGGGACGCAATCCGGGAGACTGCCCGGCGGCATCGGTTATCCCGGCGGGCCCTGTATCAGGCGTATCTGAAGCGGGCAGAGGGAAACGGATAACGCCTTCCGCCAGGGCGTCCGGGGTGGTCGTCCGAACTCCGGGTTACAGATGAAAGGCCCGGGCGCGGAGCGCCGCGGGCCGAAAGTACCGGATCCGCCGGGGGCTACTTGCTCATCTCGGCGATGCAGGCCGGGCAGATATTGCGCCCTTTAAAGTGGATGATCTCATCGGCGTTCCCGCAAAAGATGCAGGCAGGCTCGTACTTTTTCAGCACGATGCGGTCGCCGTCCACGTAAATCTCTAGGGCGTCTTTGACGCCGATGCTCAAGGTGCGGCGCAGCTCGATGGGAATCACCACCCGGCCCAGCTCGTCGACCTTGCGGACAATACCTGTGGATTTCATGTCCCTCTCCCCCTGTAAAATGACCGAATGTTGACATCTAGGCGGTGCATCCTAAGTGTACCAATTACTACCATAACAGTCAACCCAGTTTTAGAAAAATAGGGCGAAAGTCCTAGTCGACGGTAGAAAGCGGAAACTCCGGCGCGAAGGTGCGAATTTCTTGACCTGTTCTTTCGGGGCATGGTAAAATTTTGAGAACAGGACAATCGCTCCCTCTCGTCCTGGGGACGAGGGGTTTTTTGTATGGGATTCCCAGGAGGTGCGATATGGGTCGCAAAACGTTTTACATCACCACCCCCATTTATTATCCGAGCAATAAACTGCACATTGGTCACGCTTACACGACGGTGGCGGCGGATGCCATGGCTCGGTACAAACGCCTTCGGGGCTACGACGTGATGTATCTGACGGGCACGGATGAGCACGGACAAAAGATCGAACGCCGGGCCCGGGAGGAGGGCAAAACGCCCCAAGCCTTTGTCGACGAGATCGTCGGATGGATTCAAGAGCTTTGGAGAAAATTGGACATCTCCTACGACGATTTTATCCGTACCACCCAACCCCGCCACAAAAAAGCGGTCCAGCGAATTTTCCAGCGGTTGATGGAGCAAGGGGATATTTATCAAGCGGACTATGAGGGGCTGTACTGCACCCCCTGCGAGTCTTTTTGGACAGCCCGCCAAGCGGAGGGCGGACGTTGTCCAGACTGCGGGCGGCCGGTGGAACTGGTGAGGGAAAAGAGTTATTTCTTTCGCATGAGCAAGTATGTGCCCCAGTTGCTTCGGTATTACGAAGAAAACCCGGATTTTATCCAGCCCGAGTCCCGGAAGCACGAGATGATCAACAATTTCATCAAACCGGGGTTAGAAGATCTGTGCGTCTCCCGCACAACCTTCGATTGGGGAATCCCCGTTCCCGGAGATCCAGACCATGTCATCTATGTCTGGATCGATGCCTTGAGCAACTACATCACCGCTCTGGGGTATCTTTCCGACGATCCGGCTGAACGGGAGAAATTCGAACGATATTGGCCGGCGGACGTCCACGTGGTGGGAAAGGAAATCGTGCGGTTTCATACGATCTACTGGCCGATCATGTTGATGGCGTTAGGGTTGCCTTTGCCGAAAAAGGTGTTCGGTCACGGATGGCTGTTGACGCCCCAAGGCAAGATGTCAAAATCCAAGGGGAACGTGATTGACCCGAACCTTCTGTTGGACCGGTACGGCTCCGATGCGATCCGGTATTTTCTCCTGCGGGAAATCCCCTTTGGCGCGGACGGGGTCTTCACTCCCGAGGCGTTGATCCAACGGCTGAATTTTGACCTGGCCAATGATCTTGGAAATCTGTTAAATCGCACCCTGCCCCTCATTGAACGGTTTGCCGGAGGCCGGATCCCGACGCCCACCATGGTCCAGGATCCGGACGGGGAATTGCGGAGCTTGGCGGCAGAGACGGTGACCCGGGTGGAGGAAGCGATGGAGAAAATGGAGTTCTCCACCGCGCTCGCGGCGATTTGGCAACTGTTGGGCCGGGCGAACAAATATATCGACGAGACGGCGCCTTGGGCCGAGATGAAGGCGGGAAGGACGGAACGGGCGCACACGGTGTTGTATCACTTGGCCGAGGTGATCCGCATTGTGTCGATTCTGCTCCAGCCGTTCCTGACCAAGGCGCCCGTGGAAATGCAGCGGCGATTGGGGCTGTCCCCGGGCCCCCACACTCATTGGGATAGCGCCCGGATGTTCGGAACCTTGCCTCCGGGGTTGCCGGTGTATAAAGGAGACCCTCTGTTTCCCCGGCTGGATCTGGAGGCGGAGGTACTGGCGATCGATGAAGCGACTGGGGCGGTGAGTCGAGCTGCCGACTCCGAAGGCAACGCGTCTTCCGCTTCCGGTGCGAAGCAGGTAACCGAGGCCGGGTCAGCCGGAGGGGATGGCGCCGGCGCAGCGGAAGGGATCGCCAAGGCCGAGGATGTCGCCGAAAACCATGAGGAACCGAAACTCATCGGAATCGAGGAGTTTCAGAAAATCGACCTGCGGGTCGGCCGCATTGTGGAAGCGGAACGAATTCCCAAGGCGGATAAACTGTTAAAACTGATGATCGACCTGGGAAGTGAGGTCCGGCAAGTGGTGTCGGGGATTGCCCAGTACTATCGCCCCGAGGAGTTGGTGGGTCAGCGGGTGGTGGTGGTGACCAATCTTAAACCCGTCAAACTGCGGGGAGTGGAGTCCAGGGGCATGATTCTCGCCGCCTCGGAGGGTGACCGCCTCGTCCTGACTACCGTTTCTGACGATATCCCCCTGGGTACCAAAGTAAAATAAAAGGGGGGCGAACGAGATGCGGTTATTTGATACCCATAGTCACCTCAATGATGAAGCCTTTTCCGGCGACTTGAGGGAGATCGTGGAGCGGGCGGAGCAAGCGGGCGTGGAGGCGGTGGTGGTGCCCGGCTATGATCTGCCTTCTTCGGAACGGGCTTTGGAGTTGGCCCACCGGTTCGATATCCTCTACGCCGCGGTGGGCATCCATCCCCACGACGCCTCGTCGGCCGATGAGGCCGCCATGGAGAAGCTGAGACTTCTCGCCAAGGAAGATCGGGTGGTGGCCATTGGGGAGATCGGGCTTGACTATCATTACGATCATTCCCCCCGGGATGTGCAGAGAGAGGTTTTTGAGCGGCACATCGCCCTGGCCCGGGAGTTGAACCTTCCCGTGATTGTCCATGATCGAGAGGCCCACGCCGATACGTTGGAGATTTTGAAACAGGCCGGGGCATCCGAGGTCGGCGGCGTGATGCACTGCTTTTCCGGAAGTTTGGATATGGCCCAGGAGTGTTTACACCTGGGCTTTTACCTGTCTTTCGGGGGACCTGTGACCTTTAAGAACGCCCGCCGGCCGAAGGAAGTGGCGGCCCAGGTGCCGGAGGACCGGCTGTTGATCGAGACGGATGCACCGTATTTGACCCCGGAACCTTATCGAGGAAAACGCAATGAACCGGCCTACGTGGCTTTGGTGGCCGAGACCCTGGCCAAGATTCGGGAAACGGAACCTGAACAATTGGCTTTAGCGACCCGGGAGAATGCCCGGCGACTGTTTCGCGTGCAGGGTTGACGGAGGAGAGGGTGGCAGACGTGACGAAACCCGAGGTGGCGGAAGTGGTGGTTGTGGAAGGATGGCGGGACAAGGCGGCGGTGGATCGAGCGGTGAAAGCGGATGTCGTCGTCACGGGCGGCATGGCGGTTTCCCGGGAACTGATCGGGTTCCTCCGCAAGGTTGTGGCTGAGAGGGGCGTGATCATCCTGACAGACCCGGATGCCATGGGTGAGCGGATTCGAAAGCGCATCGCCGACAGGGTCCCGGGGTGTAAACACGCTTTTATCCCGCCGGAAGAAGCCACCGACGGAAGCGATATCGGCATTGAACACGCAAGCCCATCTGCCATCGACCGAGCGCTGGCCAGGGTTCGCACGGAGGTCCCCGCCAAATCCTGGCGCATCACGTGGTCGGACATGATGGAAGCCGGCCTGGTGGGAGCGCCGGGGGCCTCGGTCCGCCGGGCAAAGGTGGCCCGGGACCTGGGGGTGGGATATGGGAACGCCAAATCCTTTTGGAAGCGCCTGAACGTCCTCGGCGTTGACCCCGAGGAGTTTCGGGCGGCGGTCCGGGCCGCGGGAGGCGTGCGAAGCCATGACTGAATCCCAGCCCTCTGTACCCTCCGCGGCCGAGCTGTTGAGGCGCTACGCCCTTCACCCCAAGAAATCACTTGGACAGCATTTTCTGGTTGACGATCGAATCCTTGAACGGATCGTGGCTGCGGCGGATTTGAGCGGGCGAGAGGCTGTGTTGGAGATCGGTCCCGGATTGGGGGCCCTCACCCTTCGTTTGGCCCAGGCCGCGTGGCGGGTGTTGGCCGTCGAGAAAGATCGGGCATTGCAACCGGTCTTATCCGAGGTGTTGCGCGATTTCGGGAATGTGCAGGTGTGTTGGGGCGACGTGTTGGAGGTGGATCTTCCACGAATCTGTGAAGATGCCTTCGGTTCCCGGACCGTCCGGGTGGTGGCGAACCTCCCGTACTATGTGACCACCCCGGTGATGATGAAGCTTCTTGAGGCAGGACCTGTCATAGATCGGATGGTGCTGATGGTCCAGCGGGAAGTGGCGGACCGCCTGACGGCGCAACCGGGAACCAAAACTTACGGGGCGTTGACCGTGGCTGTCCAGTGGTTTGCGGAAAAGGTCGAGTCGGTGGCCCGGGTGCCGGCCTCGTGTTTTTGGCCGAGGCCGGAGGTGGATTCGGTCGTGGTGCGGCTTGACCTTCGCCCGCGCCCGGATCCCGAGATGAGTCGCAGGTTGTCCCGGGTGGTCCGGGCGGGGTTTGGCCAGCGGAGAAAAACGTTGTTGAACGCGCTTTCCCACGCCTTGGCTGGGAGGGATCGGGCTTCTATTGCACAGGCACTCCGCGATGCCGGCGTGGCACCGGATCGGCGGGCGGAGACGCTATCCTTGGAGGAGTTTACGCGGTTGGCGCAGGCGTTGGCGGATGGTGTCTATCCCAAATCAATGCCATGAGGCGGTGGGGATTGTGGAATTTTGGAACCCGAGCAAGGGGAGCCTCAATTTGGAGGAAGTCGTCACCGACATTGTCGCATTTATGGCTGAGGCCCCCAGGGAGACATATCGCCTGATCATCGGAACCGATTCGCAGAATCGACCAGCCCAAGGAAAGACACAGTTCGCGATGGCCATCATCATTCATCGAGTGGGAAAGGGAGCTCGGTACTATTTTCATCGGGAGTCCCACCGCATCATTCGTTCGCTGCCGCAGCGTCTGTACACCGAGGCGGCCATGTCGGTGGAGTTGGGGGAGAAAGTGCAACACTATCTACGTGAGGCCGGCGCCCTGCGGGACATCGAGGTGCACCTGGATATCGGGGAGGAAGGTGCCAGTCGGCAGTTGATTCGGGAGGTCGTGGGCTGGGTCACCAGCAGTGGTTATACGGCGAAAATCAAGCCGGATTCCTTCGGTGCGTCGAAGGTGGCGGATAAATATACCAAGGCTTAGTTTGTGGGCAGGGGCGGTGGTCCAGGTGGAAGTTTTTTTGAACACGATACGGTTGCTGCGGGGCTCGGAGATTCTTTTCCTTTGCCACGACCAAGCGGACAGTGACGCACTGGGGGCGTCTTTTGCCCTCGCCCAGTGGCTGGGGGGCACCGTCGGCGTTCCGCGGGAACCGGCCATTCACACCCGAAGGCTGATTGAGGCCACCGGCATGAAAGTGGTTAAGAATCCAAATCCCGAAGCCTTTGAGTCGGTGGTGGTGGTGGACGCGGCCGATGCCTCCCAGCTGGAACCCACCGTTCCGGAGAAATTCTACCTCATCGACCACCATCCGGACAACCGGCTGGTCGACCGGGCGATCGATGCCCTCTACGACCCGGTATCCTCGACCTGCCAACTCGTCTTTCGCCTGTTAAAAGCGGCGGGGGCCCTGCCCGGGCGAGAGGCCTCCTTGGCTTTGGCCGCCGGCATCCTCACGGATACGATCCACTTTCACAAAGGGGATGCGGAGTCGTTTCGCACCTTTGGCGAGTTGCTGCAAACCGGCGGGGTCTCCTATGAGGATGTGAAGCGGCTCTACTTGGATGATCAGCGCCGGGACCGGGAAGTGATTTTGCGGGCGGCCCTCGGATCCCGGTGGGTCAAACTCGGCGATTACAATATCCTTCTGTCCGAGATCCGGACCAACATCCCCACTTTTGTAGCCCGGGCACTCCTGGATCTGGGGGCGGACATGAGCGTTGTGGCCTACGAAGGTCCTGAAGGCACGGAGGTCCGCATGTATGTTCGGGAAGAGATGGCCTCGGCGTGTACTCTGGACGCCGTAGAGATCATGGAGGCCGTGCCCGGGGTGGGCGCCGGACAGGTTTGGGGCTTCCGGCAGTTTGCGGCCTTTCGGCATCGGGAGGCGATTCCGTCGATCTTGGACCACGTCATCGAAACGTTAAAATCCAGGCTTGTTGCTCCTCGAAAGGGTGTCGGATCGGGTTTTATGCTCCCCCGCGGATAAATTGGACGAGGGTAGCCAAGTGATCCCATCGGCGTTCGCGATGGGCGCCGATGTACAGGTTGCCGGCGAACTGCCGGGTGCGGGGACGGTTGTTCAAGATGCAGAGCGCCTCCATGGTGTCCCCGGTGACAGCTTCGAGGACGGCCCTGCGGTGCCCGTTGACCCGGTGGGCGGAAGCCAGCCGGGCGAGAGGGCAACGCGCCA
This region includes:
- a CDS encoding YaaR family protein gives rise to the protein MDQTLTQWWRDQPASRPFSGGDLSRPSFGQVFDAQIKRIGREELDESFKRMEEAAAGLSERMRLEDLQRYKEALKEFLERAVRLGLIVREETGRDRRGRPQLLKLLAILDERVLEIADVLRGVEKDRIRLLALIGEIRGLLIQATA
- the holB gene encoding DNA polymerase III subunit delta', which codes for MNDRDGAEQSGGGWFQLRRWLRRGEWAHAYLFVGPETGDQDQAAEYLASGILCEDRANPPCGSCPSCRRLAHGNHPGLVQVYPDGQSIKIDQLRELQRFFSLRAIERENRVYIIHGADRMTPEAANSLLKFLEEPAPGTVGILTAKRLEGVLATVRSRCQVLRFSAPRPEVLYREWTSRGVGEEMARLFAYLGLSDSGSGEDADKEADGENPLDIAVFADIAGWVVEWVQAVEEHKGKPLLELFSRVGRGQWSAPECLWLLDVLACWYRDVLYTSLGLSDQVVFIDHRRELSSQAARHGSIAPLVERMGEVIDAKRRLQAHANPQLTLERMVLRLQEE
- a CDS encoding initiation-control protein YabA: MDKQAVFAEVANVEERIGELYAQVGSLKRKIVELIEENQKLTMENAKLRKILDQLHPEEQVHPGDGYDNLARIYHDGFHVCHVRFGSLRTDGDCLFCLSLLNKTG
- the rsmI gene encoding 16S rRNA (cytidine(1402)-2'-O)-methyltransferase → MDSQFSFDGPRERGLVLVATPIGNLEDISTRALRVLGEADIILAEDTRRTRQLLAHFQISGSRLVSYHEHNRIQREPDVLDWLKEGKLVALVTDAGMPGISDPGADLVRLARNAGVPVTVVPGPSAALAALVISGLPTDRFVFLGFLPRSGRAREEEIARLAGYPETIILYEAPHRVIRTVRDLAQVLGNRRAAAVRELTKRYEQVVRGTLGELIGWLEGEEPKGEWVLIVEGAVSASNEHRIFGEGESSGEDDMNQWCEEVTRQVAQGVSVRDAIRETARRHRLSRRALYQAYLKRAEGNG
- a CDS encoding AbrB/MazE/SpoVT family DNA-binding domain-containing protein gives rise to the protein MKSTGIVRKVDELGRVVIPIELRRTLSIGVKDALEIYVDGDRIVLKKYEPACIFCGNADEIIHFKGRNICPACIAEMSK
- the metG gene encoding methionine--tRNA ligase; this encodes MGRKTFYITTPIYYPSNKLHIGHAYTTVAADAMARYKRLRGYDVMYLTGTDEHGQKIERRAREEGKTPQAFVDEIVGWIQELWRKLDISYDDFIRTTQPRHKKAVQRIFQRLMEQGDIYQADYEGLYCTPCESFWTARQAEGGRCPDCGRPVELVREKSYFFRMSKYVPQLLRYYEENPDFIQPESRKHEMINNFIKPGLEDLCVSRTTFDWGIPVPGDPDHVIYVWIDALSNYITALGYLSDDPAEREKFERYWPADVHVVGKEIVRFHTIYWPIMLMALGLPLPKKVFGHGWLLTPQGKMSKSKGNVIDPNLLLDRYGSDAIRYFLLREIPFGADGVFTPEALIQRLNFDLANDLGNLLNRTLPLIERFAGGRIPTPTMVQDPDGELRSLAAETVTRVEEAMEKMEFSTALAAIWQLLGRANKYIDETAPWAEMKAGRTERAHTVLYHLAEVIRIVSILLQPFLTKAPVEMQRRLGLSPGPHTHWDSARMFGTLPPGLPVYKGDPLFPRLDLEAEVLAIDEATGAVSRAADSEGNASSASGAKQVTEAGSAGGDGAGAAEGIAKAEDVAENHEEPKLIGIEEFQKIDLRVGRIVEAERIPKADKLLKLMIDLGSEVRQVVSGIAQYYRPEELVGQRVVVVTNLKPVKLRGVESRGMILAASEGDRLVLTTVSDDIPLGTKVK
- a CDS encoding TatD family hydrolase; translation: MRLFDTHSHLNDEAFSGDLREIVERAEQAGVEAVVVPGYDLPSSERALELAHRFDILYAAVGIHPHDASSADEAAMEKLRLLAKEDRVVAIGEIGLDYHYDHSPRDVQREVFERHIALARELNLPVIVHDREAHADTLEILKQAGASEVGGVMHCFSGSLDMAQECLHLGFYLSFGGPVTFKNARRPKEVAAQVPEDRLLIETDAPYLTPEPYRGKRNEPAYVALVAETLAKIRETEPEQLALATRENARRLFRVQG
- the rnmV gene encoding ribonuclease M5, encoding MADVTKPEVAEVVVVEGWRDKAAVDRAVKADVVVTGGMAVSRELIGFLRKVVAERGVIILTDPDAMGERIRKRIADRVPGCKHAFIPPEEATDGSDIGIEHASPSAIDRALARVRTEVPAKSWRITWSDMMEAGLVGAPGASVRRAKVARDLGVGYGNAKSFWKRLNVLGVDPEEFRAAVRAAGGVRSHD
- the rsmA gene encoding 16S rRNA (adenine(1518)-N(6)/adenine(1519)-N(6))-dimethyltransferase RsmA; the protein is MTESQPSVPSAAELLRRYALHPKKSLGQHFLVDDRILERIVAAADLSGREAVLEIGPGLGALTLRLAQAAWRVLAVEKDRALQPVLSEVLRDFGNVQVCWGDVLEVDLPRICEDAFGSRTVRVVANLPYYVTTPVMMKLLEAGPVIDRMVLMVQREVADRLTAQPGTKTYGALTVAVQWFAEKVESVARVPASCFWPRPEVDSVVVRLDLRPRPDPEMSRRLSRVVRAGFGQRRKTLLNALSHALAGRDRASIAQALRDAGVAPDRRAETLSLEEFTRLAQALADGVYPKSMP
- a CDS encoding ribonuclease H-like YkuK family protein — translated: MEFWNPSKGSLNLEEVVTDIVAFMAEAPRETYRLIIGTDSQNRPAQGKTQFAMAIIIHRVGKGARYYFHRESHRIIRSLPQRLYTEAAMSVELGEKVQHYLREAGALRDIEVHLDIGEEGASRQLIREVVGWVTSSGYTAKIKPDSFGASKVADKYTKA
- a CDS encoding DHH family phosphoesterase, which gives rise to MNTIRLLRGSEILFLCHDQADSDALGASFALAQWLGGTVGVPREPAIHTRRLIEATGMKVVKNPNPEAFESVVVVDAADASQLEPTVPEKFYLIDHHPDNRLVDRAIDALYDPVSSTCQLVFRLLKAAGALPGREASLALAAGILTDTIHFHKGDAESFRTFGELLQTGGVSYEDVKRLYLDDQRRDREVILRAALGSRWVKLGDYNILLSEIRTNIPTFVARALLDLGADMSVVAYEGPEGTEVRMYVREEMASACTLDAVEIMEAVPGVGAGQVWGFRQFAAFRHREAIPSILDHVIETLKSRLVAPRKGVGSGFMLPRG